In one window of Syngnathus scovelli strain Florida chromosome 20, RoL_Ssco_1.2, whole genome shotgun sequence DNA:
- the LOC125990039 gene encoding hydroperoxide isomerase ALOXE3-like isoform X1: MAEYKLEVVTGERSFTATFDRILITLLGSQGQSETTDLNNWGVNFMNETTGTYTIQTSSSLGKVLLVKVEKSQRFPFLESQWFCSKITVSTPEGESLLFPCHQWLSNNEVVELRGGKAMKAFEDEHPLLIEHRKNELASKKCFFRWTSINEKLPHHSDFTVSNVPADARMSISRFLESKKALYVGILEVMLKGMLTSEENWQSLEDIKRIFWTRKTQISDYVSEHWKEDDFYGAQFLNGVNPCSIKRCSELPSNFPVSEESVKPFLEDGSTLANEIKTGNIFLYDQKILSGIPGKLYHGEELQVPAPLCLLYVNPEKKLVPIAIQVHQEPSEKNPIFLPSDSETDWLLAKIFVKNANMITHQAISHLKNTHFLSEVWAMSLFRNISAIHPIHKLLIPHFRWTLHLNTQGREFLLGPSGTFATSAIGVDGTLELMARAQDELTYTSLCLPDDIGARGLESIPDFYYRDDGLKIWNIIHKFVQAVVGHYYRSNNEVVQDSELQAWIQEIFTRYFLGKKSSGCPEAFQNVEEVVKFITLVIFTVSAQHAAVNNGQFDYQMFIPNGSLLLRKPSPTTKGQTSMATILETLPNIGESVKTVVLLYVLSQDYSDSVPLGSYPEERFQEPEVKLMMMKFQADLSNLSNVIKARNAKLEVPYTNLDPSQLDSSIMK; the protein is encoded by the exons ATGGCAGAGTACAAACTGGAAGTAGTGACAGGTGAGCGCTCCTTTACGGCCACGTTCGACCGAATTCTCATTACCTTGCTCGGTAGTCAAGGGCAGAGCGAGACCACAGACTTGAACAACTGGGGTGTCAACTTCATGAACGAGACG ACTGGGACGTACACCATTCAAACCAGTTCGTCTCTGGGGAAAGTTCTCTTGGTGAAGGTGGAGAAAAGCCAACGTTTTCCCTTCCTCGAAAGCCAGTGGTTCTGCTCGAAGATAACCGTGAGTACTCCCGAGGGGGAGAGTCTGCTTTTCCCGTGTCACCAATGGCTTTCTAATAACGAGGTCGTGGAGCTGAGAGGGGGAAAAG caatgaAGGCTTTCGAAGACGAGCACCCGTTGCTGATCGAGCATCGCAAAAACGAACTGGCATCCAAAAAGTGCTTCTTCCG ATGGACCTCCATCAATGAAAAACTTCCTCACCACAGCGACTTCACGGTATCAAATGTCCCGGCTGATGCCCGCATGTCCATATCACGATTTCTTGAGTCAAAGAAGGCTTTGTATGTCGG GATCTTGGAAGTCATGCTAAAGGGGATGCTAACATCTGAGGAAAATTGGCAGAGTCTTGAAGACATAAAAAGAATTTTCTGGACCAGAAAGACGCAAATATCAG ATTACGTTTCCGAGCACTGGAAGGAAGACGACTTTTATGGAGCCCAGTTCCTGAACGGCGTCAACCCCTGTTCCATCAAACGCTGTTCAGAACTTCCATCAAATTTTCCTGTCAGCGAGGAATCGGTGAAGCCATTCCTAGAGGACGGAAGCACGTTGGCCAATGAAATTAAG ACGGGGAACATATTCCTCTACGACCAGAAGATTCTGAGTGGAATACCTGGGAAACTCTATCACGGGGAGGAACTCCAAGTTCCCGCCCCTCTCTGTCTCTTGTACGTGAACCCTGAGAAAAAACTGGTGCCCATCGCAATCCAG GTGCATCAAGAACCCTCAGAAAAGAACCCAATCTTCCTGCCAAGTGACTCGGAGACAGATTGGCTCCTTGCCAAGATTTTtgtcaaaaatgcaaatatgatAACTCATCAGGCCATCTCCCACCTGAAGAATACTCACTTTTTGTCTGAGGTCTGGGCCATGAGCCTCTTCCGCAACATCTCTGCCATTCACCCCATACACAAG TTGCTGATTCCTCATTTCCGCTGGACTCTACATCTCAACACTCAGGGCCGTGAGTTTCTGTTGGGACCTTCCGGGACGTTTGCAACG AGTGCAATTGGAGTCGATGGCACTCTCGAGCTAATGGCCCGGGCGCAAGACGAGCTAACGTACACCTCGCTCTGCTTACCGGATGACATTGGCGCTCGAGGACTCGAGTCCATCCCCGACTTCTACTACAGAGATGACGGCCTTAAAATCTGGAACATTATCCACAA aTTTGTTCAGGCTGTAGTCGGACACTACTATCGTTCAAACAACGAGGTGGTCCAAGACTCGGAGCTGCAAGCGTGGATCCAGGAGATCTTCACTCGCTACTTTTTAGGAAAGAAGTCTTCAG GGTGTCCCGAGGCCTTCCAAAATGTTGAGGAGGTGGTCAAGTTCATCACCTTGGTGATCTTCACGGTTTCGGCTCAGCATGCTGCTGTCAATAACGGACAG TTTGACTACCAGATGTTCATCCCCAACGGCTCCTTACTGTTGCGCAAGCCGTCTCCAACCACCAAAGGACAAACCAGCATGGCGACCATTTTGGAGACGCTCCCGAACATCGGCGAGTCGGTCAAGACAGTCGTGCTTCTGTACGTGCTCTCACAGGACTACTCGGATTCT GTTCCGCTCGGTTCCTATCCTGAGGAACGATTCCAGGAGCCCGAAGTCaagctgatgatgatgaagttTCAAGCAGACTTGTCCAACCTTAGCAATGTTATCAAGGCCAGAAACGCTAAGCTTGAAGTGCCGTACACAAATTTGGACCCGAGTCAATTAGACAGCAGCATTATGAAGTAA
- the LOC125990039 gene encoding hydroperoxide isomerase ALOXE3-like isoform X2, whose translation MNETTGTYTIQTSSSLGKVLLVKVEKSQRFPFLESQWFCSKITVSTPEGESLLFPCHQWLSNNEVVELRGGKAMKAFEDEHPLLIEHRKNELASKKCFFRWTSINEKLPHHSDFTVSNVPADARMSISRFLESKKALYVGILEVMLKGMLTSEENWQSLEDIKRIFWTRKTQISDYVSEHWKEDDFYGAQFLNGVNPCSIKRCSELPSNFPVSEESVKPFLEDGSTLANEIKTGNIFLYDQKILSGIPGKLYHGEELQVPAPLCLLYVNPEKKLVPIAIQVHQEPSEKNPIFLPSDSETDWLLAKIFVKNANMITHQAISHLKNTHFLSEVWAMSLFRNISAIHPIHKLLIPHFRWTLHLNTQGREFLLGPSGTFATSAIGVDGTLELMARAQDELTYTSLCLPDDIGARGLESIPDFYYRDDGLKIWNIIHKFVQAVVGHYYRSNNEVVQDSELQAWIQEIFTRYFLGKKSSGCPEAFQNVEEVVKFITLVIFTVSAQHAAVNNGQFDYQMFIPNGSLLLRKPSPTTKGQTSMATILETLPNIGESVKTVVLLYVLSQDYSDSVPLGSYPEERFQEPEVKLMMMKFQADLSNLSNVIKARNAKLEVPYTNLDPSQLDSSIMK comes from the exons ATGAACGAGACG ACTGGGACGTACACCATTCAAACCAGTTCGTCTCTGGGGAAAGTTCTCTTGGTGAAGGTGGAGAAAAGCCAACGTTTTCCCTTCCTCGAAAGCCAGTGGTTCTGCTCGAAGATAACCGTGAGTACTCCCGAGGGGGAGAGTCTGCTTTTCCCGTGTCACCAATGGCTTTCTAATAACGAGGTCGTGGAGCTGAGAGGGGGAAAAG caatgaAGGCTTTCGAAGACGAGCACCCGTTGCTGATCGAGCATCGCAAAAACGAACTGGCATCCAAAAAGTGCTTCTTCCG ATGGACCTCCATCAATGAAAAACTTCCTCACCACAGCGACTTCACGGTATCAAATGTCCCGGCTGATGCCCGCATGTCCATATCACGATTTCTTGAGTCAAAGAAGGCTTTGTATGTCGG GATCTTGGAAGTCATGCTAAAGGGGATGCTAACATCTGAGGAAAATTGGCAGAGTCTTGAAGACATAAAAAGAATTTTCTGGACCAGAAAGACGCAAATATCAG ATTACGTTTCCGAGCACTGGAAGGAAGACGACTTTTATGGAGCCCAGTTCCTGAACGGCGTCAACCCCTGTTCCATCAAACGCTGTTCAGAACTTCCATCAAATTTTCCTGTCAGCGAGGAATCGGTGAAGCCATTCCTAGAGGACGGAAGCACGTTGGCCAATGAAATTAAG ACGGGGAACATATTCCTCTACGACCAGAAGATTCTGAGTGGAATACCTGGGAAACTCTATCACGGGGAGGAACTCCAAGTTCCCGCCCCTCTCTGTCTCTTGTACGTGAACCCTGAGAAAAAACTGGTGCCCATCGCAATCCAG GTGCATCAAGAACCCTCAGAAAAGAACCCAATCTTCCTGCCAAGTGACTCGGAGACAGATTGGCTCCTTGCCAAGATTTTtgtcaaaaatgcaaatatgatAACTCATCAGGCCATCTCCCACCTGAAGAATACTCACTTTTTGTCTGAGGTCTGGGCCATGAGCCTCTTCCGCAACATCTCTGCCATTCACCCCATACACAAG TTGCTGATTCCTCATTTCCGCTGGACTCTACATCTCAACACTCAGGGCCGTGAGTTTCTGTTGGGACCTTCCGGGACGTTTGCAACG AGTGCAATTGGAGTCGATGGCACTCTCGAGCTAATGGCCCGGGCGCAAGACGAGCTAACGTACACCTCGCTCTGCTTACCGGATGACATTGGCGCTCGAGGACTCGAGTCCATCCCCGACTTCTACTACAGAGATGACGGCCTTAAAATCTGGAACATTATCCACAA aTTTGTTCAGGCTGTAGTCGGACACTACTATCGTTCAAACAACGAGGTGGTCCAAGACTCGGAGCTGCAAGCGTGGATCCAGGAGATCTTCACTCGCTACTTTTTAGGAAAGAAGTCTTCAG GGTGTCCCGAGGCCTTCCAAAATGTTGAGGAGGTGGTCAAGTTCATCACCTTGGTGATCTTCACGGTTTCGGCTCAGCATGCTGCTGTCAATAACGGACAG TTTGACTACCAGATGTTCATCCCCAACGGCTCCTTACTGTTGCGCAAGCCGTCTCCAACCACCAAAGGACAAACCAGCATGGCGACCATTTTGGAGACGCTCCCGAACATCGGCGAGTCGGTCAAGACAGTCGTGCTTCTGTACGTGCTCTCACAGGACTACTCGGATTCT GTTCCGCTCGGTTCCTATCCTGAGGAACGATTCCAGGAGCCCGAAGTCaagctgatgatgatgaagttTCAAGCAGACTTGTCCAACCTTAGCAATGTTATCAAGGCCAGAAACGCTAAGCTTGAAGTGCCGTACACAAATTTGGACCCGAGTCAATTAGACAGCAGCATTATGAAGTAA
- the LOC125990039 gene encoding arachidonate 12-lipoxygenase, 12R-type-like isoform X3: MAEYKLEVVTGERSFTATFDRILITLLGSQGQSETTDLNNWGVNFMNETTGTYTIQTSSSLGKVLLVKVEKSQRFPFLESQWFCSKITVSTPEGESLLFPCHQWLSNNEVVELRGGKAMKAFEDEHPLLIEHRKNELASKKCFFRWTSINEKLPHHSDFTVSNVPADARMSISRFLESKKALYVGILEVMLKGMLTSEENWQSLEDIKRIFWTRKTQISDYVSEHWKEDDFYGAQFLNGVNPCSIKRCSELPSNFPVSEESVKPFLEDGSTLANEIKTGNIFLYDQKILSGIPGKLYHGEELQVPAPLCLLYVNPEKKLVPIAIQVHQEPSEKNPIFLPSDSETDWLLAKIFVKNANMITHQAISHLKNTHFLSEVWAMSLFRNISAIHPIHKLLIPHFRWTLHLNTQGREFLLGPSGTFATSAIGVDGTLELMARAQDELTYTSLCLPDDIGARGLESIPDFYYRDDGLKIWNIIHKFVQAVVGHYYRSNNEVVQDSELQAWIQEIFTRYFLGKKSSGCPEAFQNVEEVVKFITLVIFTVSAQHAAVNNGQFDYQMFIPNGSLLLRKPSPTTKGQTSMATILETLPNIGESVKTVVLLFRSVPILRNDSRSPKSS; this comes from the exons ATGGCAGAGTACAAACTGGAAGTAGTGACAGGTGAGCGCTCCTTTACGGCCACGTTCGACCGAATTCTCATTACCTTGCTCGGTAGTCAAGGGCAGAGCGAGACCACAGACTTGAACAACTGGGGTGTCAACTTCATGAACGAGACG ACTGGGACGTACACCATTCAAACCAGTTCGTCTCTGGGGAAAGTTCTCTTGGTGAAGGTGGAGAAAAGCCAACGTTTTCCCTTCCTCGAAAGCCAGTGGTTCTGCTCGAAGATAACCGTGAGTACTCCCGAGGGGGAGAGTCTGCTTTTCCCGTGTCACCAATGGCTTTCTAATAACGAGGTCGTGGAGCTGAGAGGGGGAAAAG caatgaAGGCTTTCGAAGACGAGCACCCGTTGCTGATCGAGCATCGCAAAAACGAACTGGCATCCAAAAAGTGCTTCTTCCG ATGGACCTCCATCAATGAAAAACTTCCTCACCACAGCGACTTCACGGTATCAAATGTCCCGGCTGATGCCCGCATGTCCATATCACGATTTCTTGAGTCAAAGAAGGCTTTGTATGTCGG GATCTTGGAAGTCATGCTAAAGGGGATGCTAACATCTGAGGAAAATTGGCAGAGTCTTGAAGACATAAAAAGAATTTTCTGGACCAGAAAGACGCAAATATCAG ATTACGTTTCCGAGCACTGGAAGGAAGACGACTTTTATGGAGCCCAGTTCCTGAACGGCGTCAACCCCTGTTCCATCAAACGCTGTTCAGAACTTCCATCAAATTTTCCTGTCAGCGAGGAATCGGTGAAGCCATTCCTAGAGGACGGAAGCACGTTGGCCAATGAAATTAAG ACGGGGAACATATTCCTCTACGACCAGAAGATTCTGAGTGGAATACCTGGGAAACTCTATCACGGGGAGGAACTCCAAGTTCCCGCCCCTCTCTGTCTCTTGTACGTGAACCCTGAGAAAAAACTGGTGCCCATCGCAATCCAG GTGCATCAAGAACCCTCAGAAAAGAACCCAATCTTCCTGCCAAGTGACTCGGAGACAGATTGGCTCCTTGCCAAGATTTTtgtcaaaaatgcaaatatgatAACTCATCAGGCCATCTCCCACCTGAAGAATACTCACTTTTTGTCTGAGGTCTGGGCCATGAGCCTCTTCCGCAACATCTCTGCCATTCACCCCATACACAAG TTGCTGATTCCTCATTTCCGCTGGACTCTACATCTCAACACTCAGGGCCGTGAGTTTCTGTTGGGACCTTCCGGGACGTTTGCAACG AGTGCAATTGGAGTCGATGGCACTCTCGAGCTAATGGCCCGGGCGCAAGACGAGCTAACGTACACCTCGCTCTGCTTACCGGATGACATTGGCGCTCGAGGACTCGAGTCCATCCCCGACTTCTACTACAGAGATGACGGCCTTAAAATCTGGAACATTATCCACAA aTTTGTTCAGGCTGTAGTCGGACACTACTATCGTTCAAACAACGAGGTGGTCCAAGACTCGGAGCTGCAAGCGTGGATCCAGGAGATCTTCACTCGCTACTTTTTAGGAAAGAAGTCTTCAG GGTGTCCCGAGGCCTTCCAAAATGTTGAGGAGGTGGTCAAGTTCATCACCTTGGTGATCTTCACGGTTTCGGCTCAGCATGCTGCTGTCAATAACGGACAG TTTGACTACCAGATGTTCATCCCCAACGGCTCCTTACTGTTGCGCAAGCCGTCTCCAACCACCAAAGGACAAACCAGCATGGCGACCATTTTGGAGACGCTCCCGAACATCGGCGAGTCGGTCAAGACAGTCGTGCTTCT GTTCCGCTCGGTTCCTATCCTGAGGAACGATTCCAGGAGCCCGAAGTCaagctga